The proteins below are encoded in one region of Syntrophotalea carbinolica DSM 2380:
- the cobA gene encoding uroporphyrinogen-III C-methyltransferase — MNRCENSATGIVYLVGAGPGDPGLLTVRGLQCLRRAEVVVYDYLANPQLLHEAPATAERIYVGKTAGHHHLPQEKINALLVEKARLGKVVVRLKGGDPCLFGRGGEEACELAEAGLPFEIVPGVTAGFGAAIYAGIPLTHRDYTTSLGLITGHEDPKKKVSSLDWSKLATGVGTLLFYMGMGNLATITKKLVQHGRAPDTPVAVVRWGTTPRQQTLVGTLADITERVQQARLGPPAIIVVGEIVALRKQLRWFDNRPLFGRRILVTRAAGQAGVLTEGLQAAGAEAICCPTLEIVPPPDWQELDAALQQLPGTDVLVLTSVNAVNYFFERLFALGHDSRLLHDVCIAAVGPKTAAALRQYGLRADLLPDEQRAEGVLEVLLDRGVTGKRILYPRSQRARDLLVTELSAAGAEVCAPVAYHTRAAVGAAEQLREALEQGVDAVTFASSSAVDHCLQALGDDGQRLLAGVTIASLGPLTSDTVRRHGLEVAVEAAVPTVEMLIEALQGYFGELEA; from the coding sequence ATGAACCGTTGCGAAAACAGCGCCACAGGCATCGTTTATCTGGTCGGAGCCGGTCCCGGCGATCCCGGCTTGCTGACCGTGCGGGGATTGCAGTGCCTGCGCCGTGCCGAAGTCGTGGTCTACGATTACCTGGCCAATCCGCAGCTGCTGCATGAGGCACCGGCCACGGCCGAACGCATCTATGTCGGCAAAACGGCTGGCCACCATCACCTGCCTCAGGAGAAGATCAACGCGCTGCTGGTCGAAAAAGCGCGTCTGGGCAAGGTGGTGGTGCGTCTCAAGGGGGGTGATCCCTGTCTTTTCGGTCGGGGCGGCGAAGAGGCCTGCGAACTGGCCGAAGCGGGTTTGCCTTTCGAGATCGTGCCGGGTGTCACCGCCGGTTTCGGCGCCGCCATCTATGCCGGGATTCCCTTGACCCATCGTGATTACACCACCAGTCTGGGTTTGATCACCGGCCATGAAGATCCGAAAAAGAAGGTGTCGAGTCTCGACTGGTCGAAACTGGCCACCGGGGTCGGTACCCTGCTGTTTTACATGGGCATGGGCAATCTGGCCACCATCACCAAAAAGCTTGTGCAACACGGTCGCGCGCCCGACACTCCGGTGGCCGTGGTACGCTGGGGCACCACCCCGCGGCAGCAGACCTTGGTCGGCACGCTGGCCGATATCACCGAACGCGTGCAGCAGGCCCGCCTGGGCCCGCCGGCCATCATCGTGGTCGGTGAAATCGTGGCACTGCGCAAGCAGTTGCGTTGGTTCGACAACCGGCCGCTGTTCGGGCGGCGCATTCTGGTGACCCGGGCCGCCGGCCAGGCCGGTGTCCTGACCGAGGGCTTGCAGGCCGCCGGGGCCGAGGCCATCTGCTGTCCGACCCTGGAGATCGTGCCGCCTCCCGACTGGCAGGAGCTGGATGCCGCCTTGCAGCAGCTGCCCGGTACCGATGTATTGGTGCTGACCTCCGTTAATGCGGTAAACTATTTCTTCGAACGGTTGTTTGCCCTGGGGCACGACAGTCGCCTTCTTCATGATGTTTGTATCGCCGCGGTGGGCCCCAAAACCGCTGCCGCTCTTCGGCAGTATGGCCTGCGCGCCGATCTGCTGCCCGATGAGCAACGCGCCGAAGGGGTGCTGGAGGTGCTTCTTGACAGGGGCGTGACCGGCAAGCGCATTCTCTACCCCCGTAGCCAACGGGCCCGCGATCTGTTGGTTACGGAACTGTCCGCTGCCGGTGCCGAGGTCTGTGCCCCGGTGGCCTATCATACCCGTGCCGCCGTCGGTGCTGCCGAGCAGCTGCGTGAAGCCCTCGAGCAGGGTGTCGATGCCGTGACCTTTGCCTCGTCCTCGGCGGTGGATCATTGCCTGCAGGCTCTTGGCGATGACGGTCAGCGGCTGCTGGCAGGGGTGACGATCGCCAGCCTCGGCCCTCTGACCAGTGACACCGTCCGCCGACACGGTCTGGAGGTTGCCGTGGAGGCTGCGGTGCCGACGGTGGAGATGCTGATTGAGGCTTTGCAGGGGTATTTTGGCGAGCTGGAGGCATAG
- the hemB gene encoding porphobilinogen synthase, protein MKFPEYRARRTRRTPILRNMVRETQLAVDDFIYPLFCVEGTDVCNPISSMPGVSQMSVDRLAAEAREIRDLGIPAVILFGIPDHKDAEGSEGTNEDGIIPRSIRAIKAAVPELIVVTDVCMCEYTDHGHCGLIRDEEVVNDPTLRLLSLQALAHARAGADIIAPSDMMDGRVAAIRRTLDSEGFDHLPIMSYAVKYASAFYGPFREAAESAPQFGDRRSYQMDPANRREALREAQLDVNENADFLIVKPAMAYLDILRDLRERFDLPLVAYNVSGEFAMLKAAAQQGWVDHDKVMLELLTGMKRAGADLIITYHAKEAAKLLNHA, encoded by the coding sequence ATGAAATTTCCCGAATACCGGGCCCGTCGCACGCGCCGCACTCCGATTTTGCGCAACATGGTTCGCGAGACCCAGCTGGCGGTGGACGACTTTATCTATCCGCTGTTCTGCGTCGAGGGTACCGACGTCTGCAATCCCATCAGTTCCATGCCCGGCGTCAGCCAGATGTCCGTGGACCGGTTGGCGGCGGAGGCCCGCGAGATCCGGGATCTCGGCATTCCTGCGGTGATCCTGTTCGGCATTCCGGATCATAAGGACGCCGAGGGCAGCGAGGGCACCAACGAAGACGGCATCATTCCCCGCTCCATCCGTGCCATCAAGGCGGCGGTGCCGGAGTTGATTGTGGTTACCGATGTCTGTATGTGCGAATATACCGACCACGGCCATTGCGGCCTGATCCGTGACGAGGAGGTGGTCAACGATCCGACGCTTCGTCTGTTGTCCCTGCAGGCCCTGGCCCATGCTCGTGCCGGTGCTGACATCATCGCGCCGAGCGACATGATGGACGGGCGGGTGGCGGCCATCCGCCGCACCCTCGATAGCGAAGGATTCGACCATCTGCCGATCATGAGTTATGCTGTTAAGTACGCCAGCGCGTTTTACGGACCCTTTCGCGAAGCGGCGGAGTCGGCCCCTCAATTCGGTGATCGGCGTTCCTATCAGATGGACCCGGCCAACCGCCGCGAGGCCCTGCGCGAAGCCCAGCTCGATGTGAACGAAAACGCCGATTTTCTCATCGTCAAGCCGGCCATGGCCTATCTCGACATCCTGCGCGATCTGCGGGAACGTTTCGATCTGCCGCTGGTGGCTTACAACGTCTCCGGGGAATTCGCCATGCTCAAGGCTGCGGCGCAGCAGGGCTGGGTCGACCATGACAAGGTGATGCTGGAACTGCTGACCGGTATGAAGCGTGCCGGAGCCGATCTGATCATTACCTATCACGCCAAGGAAGCGGCTAAGCTGTTGAACCATGCTTGA
- a CDS encoding M16 family metallopeptidase, with protein MTEYFKDTLANGLRLVTVEMPHLHSVEMVCHVGVGGRHEQADKAGISHFLEHMLFRGSQDYPTGLALESAFEALGGTVNAATDGETTCYHSRLHPEHVAEGTALFASLLRRPLLDDIDIERRIIIEEALEDLNEAGEEINPDNLTSRLIWPGHPLSLPTVGTHESVQSLTREDLRQHLETWYTPGNIVVAIAGRVTRAQALAAVEAAFGDWVSYPVPTALPAPPPAAEGPLTVWTRDATSQIHLQLAFNVPGRKDPRTPALRLLRRILSGSSARLMVRLREQLGLTYHAEANLGLYDDCGAFSIDLAVAPASLLQALQELLKMLDDLRCNPAGEEELQRVVRAFVYEQEFSLDQADTRAGRFGWGELVDYPLTLAEECRQVQALTAAQVREVAAQLFDPKALAVAFVGPFSARQRKEVEKLLAGYKG; from the coding sequence ATGACTGAATATTTTAAGGACACCCTGGCCAACGGTTTGCGCCTGGTTACGGTGGAAATGCCGCATCTGCACAGTGTCGAGATGGTTTGCCACGTCGGGGTCGGCGGTCGCCATGAACAGGCCGATAAGGCCGGGATCTCCCACTTTCTCGAACATATGCTGTTTCGCGGAAGTCAAGACTACCCCACGGGGCTGGCCCTGGAGTCGGCCTTTGAGGCTCTCGGTGGCACCGTCAATGCCGCTACCGACGGCGAAACCACCTGCTACCATTCGCGGTTGCATCCCGAGCATGTGGCCGAAGGTACCGCCTTGTTCGCGTCTTTGCTGCGTCGCCCGCTGCTGGACGACATCGATATCGAGCGCCGGATCATCATTGAGGAAGCTCTCGAAGATCTTAACGAGGCCGGTGAGGAGATCAATCCCGACAATCTGACCAGCCGCCTGATCTGGCCGGGGCATCCTCTGAGCCTGCCGACCGTCGGTACCCACGAATCGGTGCAGAGCCTGACCCGCGAGGATCTGCGCCAACATCTTGAAACCTGGTACACTCCGGGCAATATCGTGGTTGCTATCGCCGGTCGCGTTACACGCGCCCAGGCACTGGCCGCCGTCGAGGCCGCCTTTGGCGACTGGGTGAGCTACCCCGTGCCGACGGCGCTACCCGCGCCGCCGCCTGCAGCAGAGGGTCCTCTTACCGTCTGGACGCGGGACGCCACCTCGCAGATTCATCTGCAACTGGCGTTTAATGTCCCCGGACGCAAAGATCCGCGCACTCCGGCGTTGCGTTTGCTGCGGCGCATCCTGTCCGGCAGCAGCGCGCGGCTGATGGTGCGGCTGCGGGAGCAGCTCGGACTCACCTACCATGCCGAAGCCAATCTCGGCCTGTACGACGACTGCGGTGCGTTTTCCATCGACCTGGCTGTCGCTCCGGCCAGCCTGCTGCAGGCCCTGCAGGAGCTCCTGAAGATGTTGGACGATCTGCGCTGCAACCCCGCCGGCGAAGAGGAACTGCAGCGGGTGGTGCGCGCGTTTGTCTACGAACAGGAATTCAGCCTCGACCAGGCCGACACCCGGGCCGGCCGTTTCGGCTGGGGCGAACTGGTCGACTATCCCCTGACTCTGGCGGAGGAATGCCGCCAGGTGCAGGCCCTCACCGCTGCCCAGGTTCGTGAAGTCGCCGCGCAACTGTTTGATCCTAAAGCTCTGGCCGTGGCGTTTGTCGGTCCCTTCAGCGCACGGCAGCGTAAAGAGGTGGAAAAGCTGCTGGCGGGGTACAAGGGGTGA
- the hemA gene encoding glutamyl-tRNA reductase, with protein MNFLVIGLSHKTAPVELRERISFSSDDPGGVLRAITALPGISEGMILSTCNRVEVYAASGDPAGGCACLQRFMAEHHGLDEAQLKPHLYIHSGRDAIRHLFRVASSLDSMILGEPQILGQLKEAYNLAESSCTAGPVLNRLLPRAFAAAKRVRNETAIAQHAVSVSYAAVELARKIFGDLAGKSVMIVGAGKMCELAARHLTGQNIGEVLVTNRTLARAQSLAEQFGGRAIPFAEFPLYLNQADIVLTSTAAGGLLLTRAQLEQIIRQRKNRPMFLIDIAVPRNIDPEVNHIDNVYLYDIDDLNGVIETNLRERRKAAKKAEDIIEQEIVRFYSWLRSLEATPMIVALRRQVEDIRRTETEKTLGSLQHLDAGDRRAVEALTRAIVNKVLHSPLSVLKRAGDDITGEIYLEAVRRLFDLNPDSQQTGGDSVEKDADSKQDLTS; from the coding sequence ATGAATTTTCTGGTCATAGGTCTCAGCCATAAAACCGCTCCGGTCGAGCTGCGCGAACGTATCAGTTTCAGCTCTGATGATCCGGGCGGCGTATTGCGTGCCATCACCGCGCTGCCGGGGATCAGCGAGGGTATGATCCTGTCGACCTGCAACCGGGTCGAGGTGTATGCGGCCAGCGGGGATCCTGCCGGCGGTTGTGCCTGTCTGCAACGGTTCATGGCCGAGCACCATGGGCTCGATGAGGCGCAACTCAAACCGCACCTCTATATCCACAGCGGGCGGGACGCCATTCGCCACCTGTTCCGGGTGGCGTCGAGTCTCGATTCCATGATCCTTGGCGAACCGCAGATTCTCGGTCAGCTCAAGGAAGCCTACAACCTGGCCGAATCGAGCTGTACCGCCGGGCCGGTTTTAAACCGGCTGTTGCCGCGGGCCTTTGCGGCCGCCAAGCGGGTGCGCAATGAAACCGCCATCGCCCAGCACGCGGTTTCCGTGTCCTATGCGGCGGTGGAACTGGCGCGCAAGATTTTCGGCGACCTGGCAGGTAAGAGCGTCATGATTGTCGGTGCCGGCAAAATGTGCGAACTGGCGGCCCGGCACCTGACCGGGCAGAACATCGGCGAGGTGCTGGTCACCAACCGTACCCTGGCCCGCGCCCAGTCGTTGGCCGAACAGTTCGGCGGACGGGCGATACCGTTTGCGGAATTTCCCCTGTATCTCAACCAGGCGGATATTGTCCTGACTTCCACAGCCGCCGGGGGGCTGTTGCTGACCCGGGCTCAGCTTGAGCAGATCATCCGCCAGCGCAAAAACCGCCCCATGTTTCTCATCGATATCGCCGTGCCGCGCAACATCGATCCCGAAGTCAATCACATCGATAACGTTTATCTCTACGATATCGATGATCTCAACGGCGTCATCGAGACCAATCTGCGCGAGCGGCGCAAGGCGGCCAAAAAGGCCGAGGATATTATCGAGCAGGAAATCGTGCGTTTTTACAGCTGGCTGCGCAGCCTCGAAGCCACTCCCATGATTGTTGCTCTGCGTCGGCAGGTGGAAGATATCCGCCGCACCGAAACGGAAAAGACCCTTGGCAGCCTGCAGCACCTCGATGCTGGCGATCGCCGTGCCGTCGAGGCGCTGACCCGCGCCATTGTCAACAAGGTGTTGCATTCCCCTTTAAGCGTACTCAAACGCGCCGGTGACGACATTACCGGTGAAATCTATCTCGAAGCCGTACGGCGCCTGTTCGATCTGAACCCCGATTCGCAGCAGACTGGCGGGGATTCCGTCGAAAAAGACGCCGATTCCAAACAGGATCTAACTTCATGA
- a CDS encoding DUF2270 domain-containing protein: MPDTPRDDKSLNRTETITAVIHYYRAESARALAWRERLDRTTNWAVAATAAFLGFAFSHPEITHAAFLFGLAMVYILLFVEARRFRFYDAYEYRVRLLHQEFVANLLKGRLDFSPDAPWRIDLAEDLLHPRYKMGPLQAIGQRIHANYIYLFAVLLAGWLLKIKLHPLIARSWRQYLQQAAIGELPGIWTLLFMAAFVAHLIYLRYLGRQAKGGRDLIYPRQSG, translated from the coding sequence ATGCCGGATACGCCACGCGACGATAAATCTCTGAATCGTACCGAAACCATTACCGCAGTGATTCATTACTATCGGGCGGAATCGGCGCGGGCGCTGGCCTGGCGGGAACGCCTCGACCGCACCACCAACTGGGCGGTCGCCGCTACCGCGGCGTTTCTGGGATTCGCTTTCAGTCATCCGGAAATCACCCATGCCGCGTTTTTATTCGGTCTGGCCATGGTGTATATCCTGTTGTTCGTCGAGGCGCGGCGCTTTCGTTTTTACGACGCCTATGAATACCGGGTGCGTCTGTTGCATCAGGAGTTTGTTGCCAACCTTCTCAAAGGGCGGCTCGATTTCTCGCCCGATGCGCCCTGGCGTATCGATCTGGCCGAGGATCTGCTGCATCCGCGCTACAAAATGGGACCGCTGCAGGCCATCGGTCAGCGCATCCACGCCAATTACATCTACCTGTTTGCGGTGCTGCTGGCCGGCTGGTTGCTGAAAATCAAACTGCATCCGCTTATTGCGCGATCCTGGCGCCAGTACCTGCAGCAGGCGGCGATCGGCGAACTGCCCGGCATCTGGACCCTGCTGTTTATGGCGGCGTTTGTTGCGCATCTTATTTATCTGCGTTATCTCGGCCGCCAGGCCAAAGGCGGTCGCGACCTGATCTATCCCCGGCAGAGCGGTTGA
- the ccsB gene encoding c-type cytochrome biogenesis protein CcsB, which yields MTIDILLFRTTLAVYALATGLALADILWRRPILGRHGRILLWSGFTLHSLSLASRYLATGFPPLSSLHESLSFFAWAIIGTFLLFHLRYRLAVLGAFVSPLALVLMIFGSAVSSATAAPPPALQSWWLPVHVALAFLGDAVFALAAVAGCLYLLQERMLKKKKVSSLFYRLPSLQVLDNLNYRCLTIGFPLMTLGIITGAIWADRAWGAYWSWDPKETWALITWFLYAALLHGRLAIGWRGRKAAVLAIVGFALLLFTFLGVNLLLSGLHSYVSLGTL from the coding sequence ATGACCATCGATATCCTGCTGTTCCGCACGACTCTGGCGGTTTACGCCCTGGCGACGGGGCTGGCTCTGGCCGATATTCTGTGGCGTCGACCGATCCTCGGCCGCCATGGTCGTATCCTGCTGTGGAGCGGCTTTACTCTGCACAGCCTGAGCCTGGCCAGCCGCTATCTGGCGACGGGGTTTCCGCCTCTGTCGAGTCTGCACGAATCCCTGTCGTTTTTCGCCTGGGCCATTATAGGCACCTTCCTGTTGTTTCACCTGCGCTACCGTCTGGCGGTGCTCGGCGCCTTTGTCTCTCCGCTGGCGCTGGTGCTGATGATTTTCGGCAGCGCCGTTTCCAGCGCAACGGCCGCGCCACCCCCTGCCCTGCAGAGCTGGTGGTTGCCGGTGCACGTGGCTCTGGCGTTTCTCGGCGACGCGGTTTTCGCTCTGGCGGCGGTCGCCGGTTGTCTCTACCTGCTGCAGGAGCGGATGCTCAAAAAAAAGAAGGTATCTTCCCTGTTTTACAGGCTTCCGTCCTTGCAGGTTCTGGATAATCTCAACTATCGCTGTCTGACCATCGGTTTTCCCCTGATGACCCTCGGTATCATTACCGGGGCGATCTGGGCCGACCGCGCCTGGGGCGCATATTGGAGCTGGGATCCCAAGGAGACCTGGGCCCTGATCACCTGGTTTCTGTACGCGGCATTGCTGCATGGCCGGCTGGCCATCGGCTGGCGTGGTCGCAAGGCCGCAGTGCTGGCCATCGTCGGTTTCGCCTTGCTGTTGTTCACCTTCCTGGGGGTCAATCTGCTGCTTTCGGGACTGCACAGCTACGTTTCTCTGGGGACCCTCTGA
- a CDS encoding precorrin-2 dehydrogenase/sirohydrochlorin ferrochelatase family protein: MPEYPILLRLAGKRCVVIGSGPVGMRKVRGLLAADARVCLISPTVSSQNCPEGVETIPRAFRAGDLDGASLVFAATGDNRSDRAVAAEARRLGIPVCLAGLPEEGDFGLPAVLRRGDLNVAVTTGGRSPALAAEVRDLLADLLPESWAVVVKIAAALRRHALDGADDLDYSRDTLRCLLDGALLELLAARDVAGIDRLLQQVFGPSWCLASLGISLPERNS, translated from the coding sequence ATGCCTGAATACCCCATTCTGCTGCGCTTGGCCGGCAAGCGCTGTGTGGTGATCGGCAGCGGCCCCGTTGGCATGCGCAAGGTGCGCGGACTGCTGGCAGCCGATGCACGGGTCTGCCTGATCAGTCCCACGGTGTCGTCTCAGAACTGTCCGGAAGGTGTTGAAACGATCCCCCGCGCCTTCAGGGCCGGTGATCTTGACGGCGCCAGCCTGGTCTTTGCCGCCACCGGCGATAACCGCAGCGATCGTGCCGTGGCCGCCGAAGCCCGGCGTCTCGGCATTCCCGTGTGTCTGGCGGGCTTGCCCGAGGAAGGGGATTTCGGTCTGCCCGCGGTGTTACGTCGGGGCGATCTGAATGTCGCGGTCACCACCGGCGGACGTAGCCCCGCATTGGCCGCGGAGGTGCGCGATCTGCTGGCGGATTTACTGCCGGAATCCTGGGCCGTGGTGGTGAAGATTGCCGCCGCCCTGCGCCGGCACGCTCTGGACGGCGCGGACGATCTCGATTACAGCCGCGATACATTGCGTTGTTTACTGGATGGTGCGTTGCTTGAACTGCTGGCCGCTCGGGATGTGGCAGGGATCGACCGTCTGCTGCAACAGGTTTTCGGACCATCCTGGTGCCTGGCCTCGCTGGGGATCTCCCTGCCGGAAAGGAATTCATGA
- the hemC gene encoding hydroxymethylbilane synthase has protein sequence MSSSALRIGTRASRLALWQAEWVQQQLETLHPGLSVVLVPITTKGDKILDVPLAKVGGKGLFVKEIEEALYDGSIDLAVHSMKDVPSVLPPGLILPCIPPREDPRDALVTPDGRSFAQLPQGARIGTSALRRQAQLLHRRPDLDIVSLRGNVETRLRKMEEEDMDGIVLAAAGLKRLELAERIAEYLSVDVSLPAIGQGALGLECREGDDRTLELIAPLHDADTAVAVRAERAFLRRLNGGCQVPLAAHATVAEQTLTMVGLVAEVDGGSLIKETLAAPVAQAEAVGCQLAETLLARGADRILAALDITPTPLVP, from the coding sequence ATGAGTTCTAGCGCATTGCGTATCGGTACCCGCGCCAGCCGACTGGCCCTCTGGCAGGCCGAGTGGGTGCAGCAGCAACTGGAAACCCTGCATCCGGGCTTGTCCGTCGTCCTGGTGCCGATCACCACCAAAGGCGACAAAATTCTCGATGTGCCGTTGGCCAAGGTCGGTGGTAAGGGGCTTTTCGTCAAGGAGATCGAGGAGGCTCTGTACGACGGCAGCATCGATCTGGCGGTGCATTCCATGAAGGATGTCCCTTCCGTGTTGCCGCCGGGGCTGATTCTGCCCTGCATTCCGCCACGCGAGGATCCGCGCGATGCCCTGGTCACACCGGATGGCCGCAGTTTTGCGCAGCTGCCCCAAGGTGCGCGCATCGGTACTTCGGCCCTGCGGCGCCAGGCCCAGTTGCTGCATCGCCGCCCCGACCTGGACATCGTTTCGCTGCGCGGCAACGTCGAGACCCGGTTGCGGAAGATGGAAGAAGAGGACATGGACGGTATCGTACTGGCCGCCGCCGGTCTCAAGCGCCTGGAACTGGCGGAACGTATCGCCGAGTATCTGTCTGTCGATGTAAGCCTGCCTGCCATCGGTCAGGGGGCGTTGGGACTGGAGTGCCGCGAAGGCGATGACCGCACCCTGGAGCTGATCGCGCCTTTGCATGATGCCGATACCGCCGTAGCGGTGCGCGCCGAACGTGCGTTTCTGCGGCGTTTGAATGGCGGTTGCCAAGTGCCGTTGGCGGCGCATGCCACGGTTGCCGAGCAGACCCTGACTATGGTCGGTCTGGTGGCCGAAGTCGATGGGGGTAGTTTGATCAAGGAAACCCTTGCGGCCCCGGTGGCACAGGCCGAAGCCGTTGGCTGCCAATTGGCGGAGACGCTGCTGGCACGTGGTGCCGATCGTATCCTTGCGGCTCTCGATATCACTCCGACCCCGTTGGTGCCCTGA
- a CDS encoding zinc ribbon domain-containing protein, with translation MLRRICKICGHETIPELTPEGTKFHCKTCNDYPIYDEFDMEPHCPECGELLEVHVKCGTGFFCNRCRSLKSRKNIVWKEKP, from the coding sequence ATGCTTCGAAGAATATGCAAGATATGTGGTCACGAAACTATCCCGGAGTTAACCCCCGAGGGTACCAAATTTCATTGTAAAACCTGTAACGACTACCCCATATATGACGAGTTCGACATGGAGCCCCACTGTCCTGAATGTGGGGAGCTACTCGAGGTGCACGTCAAATGCGGCACCGGGTTTTTCTGCAACCGATGCCGCTCTCTGAAATCCAGAAAGAATATCGTCTGGAAGGAAAAACCCTAG